The Pirellulales bacterium genomic interval GCGGCTTGGCTGCGGCAACTCTGCCTCGATTGTGGGGCCGAGGATGCCGGCCTGGTCGAGATCGATCGGCCAGCGATTCGTGATCAGCGGGCGGACATTCTGCGAGTGTTTCCGCACGCCAAGACGCTCGTGAGCTTTGTCTGCCGGATGAATCACGAACCGATCCGCAGCCCAAGCCGGTCGGTCTCGAATTTGGAATTTCACGGCACCTACGATCATTCGAACGAGGTTGCCCGCAAGATTGTTGCCGCGTTGCAGGATCGCGGCATTCGCGCCTTGAATCCGTCCGCCGGTTTTCCGATGGAGATGGATCGATTTCCCGGCAAGATCTGGGTCGTAGGGCATAAGCCGGTCGCGGTCGAGGCGGGGCTGGGGCGGATGGGCATTCATCGCAATATCATCCATCCGAAGTTCGGCAACTTTATCGTGCTCGGCACGGTGATCGTCGACGCCGAGGCATCGGCCTACGATGCCCCGATCGAATACAACCCTTGCCTTGAATGCAAACTGTGCGTCGCCGCCTGCCCGGTGGGGGCTATCTCGCCGCAGGGCGCTTTCCAATTCTCCAGCTGCATGACGCACAACTATCGTGAGTTCATGAGCGGCTTCGCCGATTGGATCGAAAAAATCGCCGAAAGCGACGACGCGCTCAGCTATCGCGAAAAAACGGCGCTGTCCGAGACGGCCTCGATGTGGCAGTCGCTCTCCTTCGGCCCGAACTACAAGGCTGCCTATTGCCTGGCAGTTTGCCCGGCCGGTGAAGACGTCATCGGACCGTTTCTCACCGACAAAGCCGCCTTTCTCACCGACACGCTGCGGCCATTGACGGAAAAGGTCGAGACACTCTACGTCATTCCGGGCTCGGATGCCGAGGAGCATGCCGCACGGCGCTTCCCCGCCAAGACGTTGAAGCGCGTGAGCAGCGGCATTCGCGCCACGTCGATCGACGGGTTCTTGTTTGGTTTGAAGTTGCTGTTTCAGCCGGGCCAGGCCGCCGGGCTTGACGCTGTGTATCACTTCACCTTTACGGGCCAGCAGGAGAAGCAGGCGACCGTTGCGATCCGCGACGGTGTATTGGCAATCCATGACGGTCATCGGGGCCAGCCCGGCTTACGGATCGTGGCCGACAGTCAGGCGTGGCTGGGATTTGTCGCCAAAGAGCGAAACCTGTTGTGGGAGATCCTTCGGCGGCGAATTCGCCTGCGCGGATCGCTCCGCTTGCTGCTTGCCTTCGCTAAGTGCTTCCCCTCGTAGAGCACGGTACACGCGCACATCTTTTTCTTTGAGAGAGACGAAACATGAAGACTTTCAGTGAATACGGCGAAAAGCTGGTCCGCGGCGAAGCACCTCCGCCCCCGATCGGGCGCTTGCTGGGATTCGTGCCAACAAGCATCGGGGCTGGTCGAGCCGTCTTCGAGATGCAGGCCGACGAGCGCCACCACAATCCGATGGGCACCGTACACGGCGGAATTCTGTGCGACCTGGCCGACGCCGCGATGGGATTTGCCTATGCTTCGACGTTGCGCGAAGGAGAATCGTTCACAACCGTCGAGCTAAAGATCAATTTCTTTCGCCCGGTTCGCAACGCGAAACTTATCGCCGAAGCAAATGTCCTGCGTGCCGGAACGACGCTCGGCTACATCGAATGCGACGTCAAAGACACTTACGGAAAGCTCGTGGCCCGTGTCGCGAGCACTTGCATGAAGCTGCTTGCGCGCGGCAACAGCGTGACATGATCCCCTGCTTACCTATAGATTAAGGGAGGTTCCATCGATGGATCATCAGCAATTGGTTGACGAGCAATACGGCACAGAGCCGCTCGTGACTCGCGTCGAGGCGGCACTCCGCTCGGCCAATCCCGCCGAACGATCGATCAGTTGGACGGATCTCGTGCCGCTCGATCAATTCCACGTCGGCGGGTTGGGCGCCTCGCGCGACCTGGCCGAGGCGCTCGGCGTCGAACACGGCGCCACGCTGCTGGACGTTGGTTGCGGGCTGGGTGGCCCGGCAAGGTTTCTCGCCGCGACCTGTGGCGCACGAGTAACGGGCATCGACCTTAGTCGGTCCTTTGTCGAGACCGCTCAGCTACTCACGCAGCGCTGCGGAATGACAGGTACCGTCACGATCCAGCAGGCGAACGCGCTCGATCTGCCCTTCGCCGACGCTAGTTTCGATCTGGCCTGGACGCAGCACGTAGCCATGAATATCGCGGATCGCCCGCGGCTCTACGCCGGCCTGCATCGGGTGCTAAAACCGGCCGGCAAGCTGGCGATCTACGATGTCATCGCCGGAGACGGTCGCCCGTTGATCTTCCCAGTTCCCTGGGCGCGTCGGCCGGAACTGAGTTTCCTGCTGAACGCCAACCAGATGAAGGCCACTCTCGCCACGGCAGGGTTCACGGAGCTGACTTGGATCGACAAGACCGAGGAGGGCATCGTCTGGTTCGATCAACTGCGATCGAAACAAAGCGAGGGCATGCCCGCACTCGGCATTCACATCGTGATGGGCAACGAATTTGGGAGCATGGCCGCGAACCTGGGACGCAATTTCCAGGAAGGGCGCGCTCGTATAGTGCAAACCATTGTGCAGCGCAGTTGATGCACACGATGCCAGCAGGGCGCGGCGCTATGCTATCACCGTAAATCTGTCAGCTTGCGGTGGTTGGCGAGTTCTTGGCGATCGATTCAGCCGAACTCGATATGCCAATCTCAACGGCCGATGCAATCTGCATCGAGTGGACGGTCAGGGGCTTCCGATGTGAACCCGTCCTAGTGTGACCAGCCCATCCTTTGGGTCACACGGCCGGTCGGCCTACCTGATTTGCTCGTCACCTTTCGACGCTGCTTCTCGATCCCGTCGAATCATCCCTCTGGCTGTGCGCGCACTCAGCTTATGCCCCACCGAACAGCGTCGCTTGAGACGTCAAATTTACGACTGTATTCGCCCAGCAGCGTGCTGCTGACTTTTCTGTTTCACGGCGTGTTCGCCGACCAGCACGAGATTGAACGAAACGCCGTCGACCCGCAGCAACGAATTACCGTCGAGCACTTCCGGCAATTCGTGGCCCACATGCTCGATTGCGGATACGAATTTGTCCTGCCGAACCAGGTAGTCGCGGGTTTGGACGCTGACGGTCGCTATGTGATGGCCACGTTCGACGACGGTTACGCCAGTAACGCTCTGGTACGCCCGGTGCTCGAAGAATTCGGCGTCGCGGCGCTCTTCTATATTTCGACCGGCCACGTGCTCGCGAAAAAATCGTTCTGGTGGGATGTCGTACATAGAGAGATCCTGCGCCGCGGTGGAACACCCGACGACGCCCAGAAAGTCGGTCGAGGTCTCAAGGAACTAACCAACCCGCAGATCGAAGATGTGATCGTCCGCATGTTTGGCGCCGAGTCGATTGAGCCCTGGGGGGACATTGATCGACCATTCACCCCCCAAGAGCTGCGCGCATTTGTTGATTCTCCACTGGTCGAGGTGGGCAATCACACGCGCGATCACGCGATTCTGACGAATTACACTCCGGCGGGCGTAAGACAGCAGCTAGCAGACGCGCAAGACGACCTGGAATCTATGGTCGGATACAGACCGACGAGTGTATCCTACCCCAACGGCAACTACTCGCCGGACGTACTGCGCGTTGCTAGTGAACTGGGGTTTTCGCTGGGAATCACCGTCGAACGCAGAAAGAATCTGTTGCCCGTCGATGGCGCGAACGACGGTCTTCTACGGCTCGGTCGCCATATCTTATGGGGCACGCGAGACATCCCCGAGCAATGTAATGCAATCCGGTCCGATGGCTGGTGGAAAGGGGCCTGGGCGAAGTTCGTTAATAGGGATAAACGATTGTGGCAACGACGGTCTGCCTGATTCGGCCAAACCCACCGCTCTTCTATTTCGCAAACGAGCTTCACCGGCAAAATCCGTTGGCGCTGGTCGTTATTGAATCGCGTCCTCAGTCACCGCTGGCGCAATGGTGGCGCCAACTGCACGCGGCATCAGATCAGCCAGCGGGGCTCGAACCGGCCCGGCTACCGCGACGTCGGGTGCGGCCAGAGCAGGCCCGTGATTGCCGGCGGTTCTTCGGCGACGCCTGGCGGTACCTCGATCCGACCATTCCGTTGCTGGTCGTGCCCGACATTAATGCGCCGATTGTGCGCGAGCGAATCGTGGCGCTGCGTCCGCAGGTAGTCGTTGATCACGGCACGTCGATCGTGCGAAAAGAGTTGTTGGCCGCCGTGCCGTTGGCCTTGAATATCCACTGGGGCCTTTCTCCCTATTACCGTGGCACTCATTGCACGGAGTGGGCCCTGTTAAATTGGGATCCCTTCAACGTCGGTGTCACTCTGCACCGACTGACGCGAGATATCGACGGTGGCGGGGTTGTCGCGCAGGCCCGCGCGGAAATTGCGCCGCAGGACACCGTTCACAGCATCAACATGCAACTGACGTATCTTGGCACAAAACTGGCCATAGAGGCGATCGAACAAGTCGCCGCCGGGCAGCCGCTTACGTTTCACAGCCAAGATCATTCGCAGGGTCTGCTGACGCTCAATCGGCAATGGAGTCGCCCACTCGCCAAGCAGATCCGGCACTTAGAGCATCGCGGGCTGATCGCGACAATGCTCAAGCATCCGGCGCGCCGGGCGCGGCTTCCGATCATCGAACCCGCGAGCCTTGTCACGGCGCCGGCGCTCGCCTAAGTCCCGGATCATCGACGAACGAACGATACCGTGAGCACACTTTTCCGGTTTCCCAATTCGCTCAAGCATGATCCAGCAGTCGAAGCCTGGCTGAACGAACGTGCAAGCTCCTTGGGCATAATCGCCCGACACTGGTTCGAGCTCATGCGCAAGTGTGGCGACGACGTGCGTGAGCTATTGCACGACGGTCATCCCACCGCGTGTGCCACCGACGCGGCATTCGCCTACGTCGACGCCTTCCAATCGCACGTGAATGTCGGATTCTTTCGCGGCGCCGAACTCGCCGATCCGAAAGGCTTACTGGAAGGAACCGGCAAACTCATGCGCCACGTAAAGCTCCGCCCCGACAGCGACATCGACGAGAGGGCTCTCGCCAAGCTCATCGAAGTCGCTTACAAGGATTTGAAGCAACGGGTGAAGGCGGAGTCGCGGCCTTGAGCTGGTGTTCCTTAGCTCATCGCCGTGTCAGTACTGATTGCCACCGCGCGCGGGCAACTACTGCTGGTCCTACGACCTGCCTGCAGAAATGTCACCTCCACGCCCCCTTACCCCCGATCGCCCGTTCTTCTGGCAGAGGCGATGATAGTGAGCAACTCGTCATTCACCGTCGAAGCGGTGAGTGCGCCCACAGTCAAATCGTTCTGCTGATCGAACAGCGGCATAGGTCCGTCCACAATTCGTGAGGCGGAATCAAATGTGTTTCGCGACATCAGATTGTCGACTAAAGTGCTCGCCGGTTTAGTTTGCACGGCGCTAGTCGCCGCTGTAGACGCTGTTTGCTGCGGGGAACTTACGTTGACAATGACATCTCGCAGGATTTCGCGTACTCGATCGTGTTGCGAGTCGGCGATAAACAGATTTCCCGCCGAGTCCACGGCCAGGCCACTTGCGGTGAGGCTGGCGTTCAGAGCTGGTCCGTCATCGCCCAATGCGCTATCGCGATCGATGACGATCGGGATCACAATACCCGTGACAGGATTTATCTCGTCAACCTGATTGCCGTCTAGACCGGTAGTGAAGATATTCCCATCCGTCCCGAGCGTGATGGTCGTCGCCGCGACATGTGCAAGGGTCGTAATGATGCCCGTTGTATGATTGACTTCGCGAATTCGGAAGCCATTGGCGTCGGCGATAAACAGATTGCCGGCTGTATCGACGGTCACGTCATAGGGATTTATTTGGGCCGTAGTGGCCAGTTCACCATCGCCGTTGTTGGAGCCACCTCCGGCGACCTTGGATATGACGCCCGACACGTGGTCGATTTTCATGACGCTCAGGTTGCCTGGAAAATACACATCTCCAACTGCGGACGCTGCGACAAAACCTGACATCTGCGACGTCGTGGCGATCGTCGTGATCAGCCCCGTGCTGTGGTCGACCTTGCGAATCGCCAAATTATAAGCATCCGCAATAAAGAGATCGCCGGCCGCATCCACGGCGATTGCGGCGGGCGAATGCAATGTGGCGTCCGCTGCTGGACCATTGTCGCCACTGTATCCGACAGCGCCCGGTCCAACGATCGTCGTAATGACGCCTGTGTCGTGATCGACTTTTCGAATGACGTTGTCAGCCGTGTCGGCGATCAGCAGATTGCCATCGGGATCAATGGCAATGTCGCTCGGCGCATTCAGCTCCGCATCGATCGCCGGTCCACCGTCGCCACTGTAACCCACGCCAGCAATCGTTGTTATCAACCCCGTGGAATGGTCTACCTTGCGCAGGAAATTATTCGTGGGACTGTAATTGTTGAGTCCAGCGAACCCTGACTGGACGAAGTACAGGTCTCCGGCTGGGCCGACCGCCACGCTGAATGGATATGACAACTTGTAATCGAACGCCGGCACATTGTCGCCAGTTTGCGTCCCACCACCCGCGACAACGGTCATGGTTCCTGTTGTTAGATCGACTTCATGGATCCTCCATCCGGACCAATCCGAGACGAACAAGTTCCCTGCCGCATCGATAGCGACGGAGTCGGCCTCGACGAAACTTGAATCGGGGGTGATACCGTCGTCGCCACCGAAGACACGGGTCATAATTCCCGTGACAGCGTCGACCTTTCTCACAGCTTCCCCGTCGGCGAAAAACACATCTCCGGACGCTGTGGCGGCTATGCCGGTAGGCGTGATTTCGGCCTCGGTTGCGAGATGGTCGTCACCGGCATAGCCCATGGTTCCATTTCCCGCAATCGTCGTGATGATGCCCGTCGCATGGTCGACTTTACGAATGCGCGCATTGTAGAAATCCAGAATAAACACGTCGCCAGCGGCATCCGTCGCCAGGCCAGCCGGCAGCGGCGATGATGTAGCACCGTTGATCCCATAGGCAAAGTTCAATTGCGCATCGGTGGCTGGCCCGTTGTCACCGCTAAAGCCTGCGACACCAGTTCCGGCAATCGTCGTAATAATGCCCGTGGCATGATCGACTTTGCGAATCACGTCATTGCCGGCATCAGCAATGAACAGATCGCCTGCTTGATCAACTGCGACGGCGGTTGGCTTGTTCAATAAGGCGAGAACGGCCAGGCCATTATCGCCGGCGTAGCCCTCGTCTCCCGCTCCGGCCACGGTCGTGATAATCCCGGTGCTATGATCAATCTCGCGAATGCGATTGTTGTGCTTGTCGGCAATGTAAATATTCCCTTGGCTGTCGACTGCAATTCCCTGATCGTCGTGCAGGAGAGCGTCGATGGATGGATCGCCATCCGCCACACCACCCCCCACGGCCGTGACAATGGTCGACGCGGGGCTTATCGCAGCGGTTGCGCTGGTCGCGAAAATGCCACTGGGATCGTTGTACACCGCAGTAAGCTTATGCTGGCCAACAGGTAGTGACACGTTCGACAGATTGGCGTTTCCCTGCTCAACAGAAGCACTTCCCAGCGCGATACCGTCACTGAAAAACGTAACGGACCCTTCGTTAGGACTAATAGGACTTTGCGGGTTCGCCACCACTTGAGCCGAAAGCGTAATCGTTTGGTCAGCAGTTATCGAACTCGGTACAGGGCTCAGCGAGATTCCTGTCCCCAGTACATTGACGGGTGACGTCTGATGGGCGAGCCACGCACTCGAAACAACCGCAATGTCCTGGTTGTTGATGATCTGATCGCCATTTGTGTCTGCGATTGGCCGACCAGGCTGAGCCCATTGCGAACTCAATTGCGCGAGGTCCTGACCATTGACAATTCCGTCCTGGTTGACGTCCCCCGGAAGGACATTGAAGCGGAACGAAAAATCGGTGCCTGCAATGCCGTTTCCCGAAGGATAGACGCTCGTGCCGTCGCTCCATGCTCCCGCGAGCGCGTTGCCGGACGAATCATGCACTCCCTGCGCCGAATGGCCGTTCAATACCAGCAGGTAGCTGCCTGCCGGGAGTGGCGAACTGAGCGTCCACGTCACGGTCGAGGTCGACTGGTCGAACAACATTGGGCCAAAGGTGACGTTTCCGCCCTGCAAACTTATCAAGGTAAGGGCGGAGGGCTGAACAAGAACATTCTCATTGAACGAGATCTTGATCTGGTTCAGATTTTGCCAAGGGAGCGAATCAAGCTGGGCGGAAGATCCGACCGGGATTGAGTATCCTCCGTTGCCAAGCCCATCTGCCGCGAGACTCGATACGAATGCCGGAGACCAAGAGGTGCCCGCGACGACAACGTTCGTCACCTCTGGCACTAGCGAAGCTGCCGAGAATAGATAGCGAGGTTCTAACGCTTCGATGTGCCCCAGAGTGGAAGCCGAGGAGTGCCCGCCGGCGCGCAGCGGCATGCGATCTGGTGTTAGTCGTCTACGATTCTTTTCTTGAAAAGCTACCTTTGTGCTAACACCTGCCCGACGACGTGCGAAATAAGAAAACATAAATAGATTCTCCCCGAGTCGGAGTTGCCCTGCATCTCTGCGACTCGTCCAAATGAAAACGAACCAACATTCGCGCGCGAAATATGAATAGATGAATCGCGCGAACCCTAGTCGTCAAAAACGCGACGGAAAGATCTGAAAAGCTGCCTGACCGACCTGACACAGCGGTTCCTCATGCGCGCAGCGCAACAAAATCGATCGCTAAATGCGCGACGATATTGCGCAGCCTCGCTAAGATCGCGACATGAACTAAATACTTTGCAGCCCAAGATGGGCGTCGCGGTTAGATTGCCTCCTCTCCGCTGTTGAGCATCATACTGAGCTCCGATGGTTGTCGTCAACGTATTTCTATCCTCGAAATTCGTAGATTATTTTTAACATTTATAGGTGGTGTGTTCTTTAGTATCGAATCCTATTACATAGGATGCATACGTGTCTCACAACCAGAGTTCCAGGAACACATTTCGTCAACAGCTTGTGAATGCGAGGTTCTGAAGAGAGACAGCTCTACCATGGCTCAAGAGTCCGGCGCGAGTTCTCGGTGAACGCGGACCCGCCGGTCAATCGAGAGCCTCAAAAACTTGCCCATCCATCTCGCTGATGCACCTGCGGTGCTGAGCAAAATGAGCGGCGCGCTTGCCGTCGTGGATCGCAGGCGGCACCGTCCAGTGGTCTCTGATCCTGGTTGGGCGTGCAGCTTTTCGCGGAATGGTATAAGTAATGCACATTGCGCGACGGCAACGCGAGAATGGCAAACTACCGCTGTCGGTGGACGTCGGGGGCAGCCCCACACCAGGGAGAAACAAGATGGCGGAGCGAGCGAAGAACACGATCTGCCTGTGGTACAACGGCGGCGCGGAAGAGGCGGCGCAGTTTTATGCCAAGACCTTTCCCGATTCTTCGGTCGACGCGGTACATCGCGCACCGGACGACTACCCTTCCGGCAAAGCAGGGGATGTCATCACGGTCGAGTTCACCGTATTGGGTATCCCCTGCATCGGACTTAACGGCGGACCTGCATTCCAGCACAACGAAGCGTTCTCGTTTCAGGTTGCCACCGTCGATCAGGCCGAAACGGACCGCTACTGGAACGCCATCGTCGGCAATGGTGGGCAAGAAAGTGCGTGCGGCTGGTGCAAAGACAAATGGGGCCTGTCCTGGCAGATCACGCCGGTCGTTTTGACCGAGGCGTACACAAGCTCCGATCGCGCGGCCGCCAAGCGTGCCTTCAACGCCATGATGACGATGACAAAGATCGACATCGCCAAGATCGAGGCGGCACTTCGCGGTTGAGCGTGGATAGCAAGCGCGACGCGAGCGTGGCGAAAATTTGGCCACGAGTACCGGCGGAATGCTCAGCGATCCCCCGCTAATGGGAGTACTGCCGGCACCGCGTAACGAGGATTTCGACCATCGTCGGATCAGACGCTTGCCAAAGGCGCTGCTTCGCACGATCATCCAAATGTCCTACCGAGTCAGTCGCGATAATGCTGATTGACCCCCTGCGACTCTTGCCATCAGCCCACGTTCGCTATCCTCGAGCTTCCCACCCGAGAGAAATCCACTCGATGTCGAGACACCCTGCTGCACGTGGGCTTCTCCTGGCGCTGCTCGCGGCTGTTTGCCTCGGCCCATCTGCGCTAAAGAGCGGGGCGTCGGAGATCCTGATCGTGGACCGGCTTTCGAATACGGTCGATCGTTACAGCAGCACGGGCCAGTTTTTGGGAACGCTGATCAGCGACAACCAGAATCTGAATCAGCCCGACGGCATCGTATTGTCGCCCGACCATACCAAGCTCTTCGTGGCCAGTTCCCAGAACAACGAGGTCGTGGAGTACGACTACAACTATGCTGCGGGAACCGCGACGAACCCATCGGTGTTTGCCACGGCCGCGCAAGGGCTCGAATTTCCGAGTTCGATGGTTTTCAGCCCGGATGGCACGAAGCTATACGTTGCCAATCTCGGCGGAGACGGTGTGAGTCAGCTCAACCTGAACGGTACTTCTGCCGGACCGAATATCACGGGCGGCAGCAGCGCGGACTTCAGCGGGTTGGCTTTCACATCCAGCGGCCAGCTTATCGCGGGGGGCTTCGACGGTGGAAGTGTCGCGATTTCCGATCCTTCGGTGAGTTCCTTCACGGACCTGATTTCCCCGAACCCTTCCCTGCAGGGGTTGGCGGGCCTGCTGGTCAACGGCAACGATTTGTACGTCACGGGTTTGTTTTCCAGCACGTTCGAGAAATTCAACATCAACACGGGCCAGGTCGACTCGAGCTTTTCGTCGGCAGCCGGCCTGGCTTTCCCCCAAGGCGTGATACTCTCGCCCGACGGCAACAGTCTGCTTGTCGGGATACTCGGGTTCTCCAACGGCGCGGGCAACATCTCTGAGTACAGCTTCGGTGGCGCGTTCCTGGGAACGTTTGCCAGCCCGGTGTCCGATCCGTCGAAAGGATTTGTCGAGGCGACATCTATGATTGTCGTGACTGGGCCAACGGCGCCCGCGTTACCAGGAGATGTGAATTTCGACGGCATCGTAAACGCCCAGGACCTCGCTCTCGTGTCCAGCAATTGGCTGCACACAGGCACGGGCGCCAACGATCCGCCCGGCGACGCGAATCATGACGGCATCGTCAACGCGCAGGATCTTGCCCTTATCTCCTCGAATTGGTTGGCAACCACCAGCGCCAACGCGGCGGCCGTGCCCGAGCCGGCGAGCCTCGTAATGGCGGGGACTGTGCTGGTCGTGCTAGGAGTCGCTGCCCGCCGCCGCGTTCATTAACCTGATCGCAGCCTTTGCTGTCGCAACGACCGTCGCCAGCCATCCACGGCTTATTGTCCAAGAGATTCCAAGAGGCGCCGATAGGTTTCATCAGCGCTCTTCCATTTGATTGTGCGCGCCGGATGCGGGCTGGGCGCGCCGGCCGGCAGTGGATGCGAGACGCCCATCGCGGCGCCAGTGTCGATGCTTGCCGTGTTGACCATCGAACCAATCGATTGCAGGCCCGTCTGCGGCGCTCCGGAATGGCACGAACGACAATCGGCCGCTAGTTTGAAAAGCCGGCCGCGCGATCCCCAGTCTCGGGCCGTCTCGTTCTCGAACAGCACGCGATAGACCGGCAAATCGTCCGGCTCGCGGTGCAAACCGCCGTGTTGCATCCCTCCCTCGGCGAGCGCGAGTCGCCGCTTCAGGGTGTACTTCACGGCGTTCACGCCATTGCCCAGGTTCGTGCCGGGATCGGATTGCCCTTTGCTGTTCTTGAAAATCAGCAACCGAACCGATTCGACCAGTGGCGTCGGGACCAATTGCAGATTTGTATCGAGCGCAATCAGGAATTGCATGAGCGCTACCTCGGTTCCCGCTGGCAATGCTGGGGCATCAGACGTCAGCGAGATGCTGCCGTGCTGTGCCGATGCTCGCCAGTCGATTCCCTTGGCGTCGAGCTCCCGCAGGTACTCCTCCAACTGCGGCCGCCCCTCGGGGAAGCGGCAAAAAACACGAAAGTATGAACGCCCTTGGAATGCCCGCATGTGCAAGAACACGTAGCGCCGCTCGACATCTTCGGAACGCCGCGTCTGATAGAAGTCGAGTTCTTGCCACTCATTGGCGTCGGACAGTATCCGCGGTGGCAGATAATCGCGTTGCGGATCAAAATCATGCGTCGCGGCAAATCGTCCCGACTCAACGGCTAGCGCATAATTGTCGGGCAGCTTGGCGAGTGTGTCTGCCGGCATCGCGAGCGCCTGAATCACGCGGGCCAACTTACCGCACAGTTCGTCGCGAGCGTGGCGAGTCTCGATGTCTCCCCGGCGCCCGACATGACGCACTGTGAGAAAATCGAACAACGTCCACAGGTCGTGTTGCAGCAACACTCGTTTGAGCGGATCGGCCGATAGCTCCTCGCCTTTCTGGTCCAGGAACTGATCAAGTAATCCTGCGAGCTGGGTGACGTTGGCTGGCTCGTCCCAATACGTCGTCCCCGCCCAGCCGAAAAACTCGATGCGATCCCCTCCTTCGATCCGCGCCACGGCCGGCCCCTCGCGGCGCGAAGGGAGCAAGCTGGGACGAATCGTGACGGCCGCGAAAAGTCGATTCCACAGGTGTTGCGGATCGGGATCGAACAGCGCCAGCGGCTCGGTCGAGCGGAGTGAGCCCGCTAACTCGCCGGTATGGTAATAGGCGGGATCTTCTTCTTCGATTTCCGCGCCCGACGTCATGACCGGCATCAATGCCACGAACGTCAGCAGCATCAAATAAACGAGACGATGCACTGCGCACATGGCGGGTTTACCAGTCATTGAATGTCGCGCCCCCTGAAAAATGATTGTCCTGCCTCCAACATAGTAGTCGGTAGAGCTGTCAGGAACACGGACCGCAGACCTCGGCGATTCTGGTATTCTTCGTGGATGGACGAGTTGCAGAACACGCCGAGTTCGCTGACCGAGGAACGTGAGGGCCGTTGCCTTGGATGCTTTCGGCCGCGGCGAGATTGTTATTGCGCGTCAATTCCTGCGGTCGACAATCAGACCGAGATTCTGATCCTGCAGCACCGCCGCGAACGCTTTCACCCGTTCAACACGGCGCGGATGGTGCATCGTGCGCTGCGCAATGCCAACCTGGTGGCCGATCATATCTCGGGCATCGCGGCCCGGCTCGTTATCGGCCCGCAAGCCGGATTGCTCTACCCAGGCCCAGACGCTGAGTTATTGACGAACGTGCCGGCCGAACAACGCCCGCGGCAGCTTATCGTCATCGACGGTACCTGGCACCACGCCAAGACGTTGGTTCGCGACATCCCGGCTCTGCACAAAGTGCCTCGCTATCGGCTTGCTCCGCGCGAGCCGAGCCGGTATCGGATTCGTCGCGAGCCCAGTGCCGCGCTGTTGTCGACCGTCGAGGCAACGGTTGCCGCCTTGCGCGTCTTGGAACCGGCGACCCACGGGCTGGATCAATTGCTCGACGCCTTTTACGCGATGGTCGAGCGGCAATTGGCGCAACCGAAGCGTGACAACGGCCAACGCCGTAATGCCGCGCGCACCCGGCACGGCCGCAACATTCCGGACGCGTTGCTCGGTAATCTGGCTGACGTCGTCGTGACTTACGGGGAATCGGTGCGCGCCGGCAACAGTTTCGATCCGTCAGCGCAGGTGCCGATCTCTTGGGTCGCGCAGCGGCTCGGGACCGGCGAACGTTTTGCCTGCCTCATCCGACCTCCCGGTAAGCTAGCGGACGAGGTCCTCGGCCACTTGGAGTTGACCGATGATCACTTTTCGGGCGCAATACCGCTCGATCGCGCCCGGGCCCTATGGCAGGCGTTTCAGCGCCCGACGGATGTCATCGCGCTGTTCAACCATGGCACCGCGCGACTCTTGGCGCAGCTAGCCGGCCAGGAAGCGGACTGCCACGT includes:
- a CDS encoding formyl transferase yields the protein MATTVCLIRPNPPLFYFANELHRQNPLALVVIESRPQSPLAQWWRQLHAASDQPAGLEPARLPRRRVRPEQARDCRRFFGDAWRYLDPTIPLLVVPDINAPIVRERIVALRPQVVVDHGTSIVRKELLAAVPLALNIHWGLSPYYRGTHCTEWALLNWDPFNVGVTLHRLTRDIDGGGVVAQARAEIAPQDTVHSINMQLTYLGTKLAIEAIEQVAAGQPLTFHSQDHSQGLLTLNRQWSRPLAKQIRHLEHRGLIATMLKHPARRARLPIIEPASLVTAPALA
- a CDS encoding PaaI family thioesterase; this encodes MKTFSEYGEKLVRGEAPPPPIGRLLGFVPTSIGAGRAVFEMQADERHHNPMGTVHGGILCDLADAAMGFAYASTLREGESFTTVELKINFFRPVRNAKLIAEANVLRAGTTLGYIECDVKDTYGKLVARVASTCMKLLARGNSVT
- a CDS encoding DUF1801 domain-containing protein is translated as MSTLFRFPNSLKHDPAVEAWLNERASSLGIIARHWFELMRKCGDDVRELLHDGHPTACATDAAFAYVDAFQSHVNVGFFRGAELADPKGLLEGTGKLMRHVKLRPDSDIDERALAKLIEVAYKDLKQRVKAESRP
- a CDS encoding polysaccharide deacetylase family protein, with the translated sequence MPHRTASLETSNLRLYSPSSVLLTFLFHGVFADQHEIERNAVDPQQRITVEHFRQFVAHMLDCGYEFVLPNQVVAGLDADGRYVMATFDDGYASNALVRPVLEEFGVAALFYISTGHVLAKKSFWWDVVHREILRRGGTPDDAQKVGRGLKELTNPQIEDVIVRMFGAESIEPWGDIDRPFTPQELRAFVDSPLVEVGNHTRDHAILTNYTPAGVRQQLADAQDDLESMVGYRPTSVSYPNGNYSPDVLRVASELGFSLGITVERRKNLLPVDGANDGLLRLGRHILWGTRDIPEQCNAIRSDGWWKGAWAKFVNRDKRLWQRRSA
- a CDS encoding class I SAM-dependent methyltransferase, with the protein product MDHQQLVDEQYGTEPLVTRVEAALRSANPAERSISWTDLVPLDQFHVGGLGASRDLAEALGVEHGATLLDVGCGLGGPARFLAATCGARVTGIDLSRSFVETAQLLTQRCGMTGTVTIQQANALDLPFADASFDLAWTQHVAMNIADRPRLYAGLHRVLKPAGKLAIYDVIAGDGRPLIFPVPWARRPELSFLLNANQMKATLATAGFTELTWIDKTEEGIVWFDQLRSKQSEGMPALGIHIVMGNEFGSMAANLGRNFQEGRARIVQTIVQRS